In one window of Neofelis nebulosa isolate mNeoNeb1 chromosome 15, mNeoNeb1.pri, whole genome shotgun sequence DNA:
- the LOC131496125 gene encoding LOW QUALITY PROTEIN: major histocompatibility complex class I-related gene protein (The sequence of the model RefSeq protein was modified relative to this genomic sequence to represent the inferred CDS: inserted 2 bases in 1 codon; substituted 1 base at 1 genomic stop codon) has translation MVENPMPGHRERYTQPPRGQQQTFKVEQKQLQSQHNHSGFHSYQRIIGSELLEDRSTMFLQQAYDGQDFTIFTKDILSWMVIDNVAHITKWAQEANWHELXYQKNWLEEEHTASLERFLQFGEDILQRIEICMIWLKNGEEIVXERGYGDILPDGDGTYQTRVSVELGPQSN, from the exons ATGGTGGAGAACCCCATGCCTGGTCACCGGGAGAGGTACACTCAGCCACCAAGGGGCCAGCAGCAGACCTTCAAGGTGGAACAGAAGCAGCTGCAGAGTCAGCACAATCACTCAG GGTTTCACAGTTACCAGAGAATCATTGGCTCAGAGTTGTTGGAGGACAGAAGCACCATGTTTCTCCAGCAGGCCTATGATGGACAAGATTTCACGATCTTCACTAAGGATATCCTTTCCTGGATGGTTATTGATAATGTGGCTCACATTACCAAGTGGGCACAGGAGGCTAATTGGCATGAGTT ATATCAAAAGAATTGGCTAGAAGAAGAACATACTGCTTCATTAGAGAGGTTCCTGCAGTTTGGGGAAGATATCCTGCAAAGGATAG AAATTTGCATGATCTGGTTGAAAAACGGGGAAGAAATTGTCTAAGAAAGAGGTTATGGAGACATTCTTCCCGATGGGGATGGAACTTATCAGACACGGGTATCAGTTGAGCTGGGTCCTCAGAGCAACTGA